The Silene latifolia isolate original U9 population chromosome 4, ASM4854445v1, whole genome shotgun sequence region taACATACTTATAGTGAagaattataaaaattatattaatttaataaaatatataaacttgatttttcaattatttttgtaatttaaaataataataatttctaatTATTCTACAAATATAAGATTTAACATACTCCGTAAATACTCACATTCTCACGAGAAAACTAATGTTAAGAAAGTAAACATAATTTCTCAATTGCGAAAATACAATTAGAGACGAATCAATATTATAACCCGTACAAcgtacgggcacaaaatctagtagcTTCTAAAGCGACTCCACAAGCGAGGTAGAAAAAACGGGGCAAAAAGAAACGTGATCCAGTACGACCTCACGAAAGGCTTaaattgaagtgaataatacaTATTTTCCGGATTtgaggatcccggaacaaaaatgttcGTAAGTCACATGGAccgttcctcgggtcatataaattAGCCACGCAAAATCTAAGGAGCAACGCAAAATATTTGAGGGTGTCGGTATCCGATAAACCAATATCGACAGAAATTCAGATAGCGTGCAAAATTGATTAATACTTCGTATTTCGGGTAGAAACCGTTTACGGTAACTCCTAAAGTGACCCCGGACATGTGGTAGAAAAATCGGCAGAAAAATAAATCTGGTCCAATACGACTTCGcaaacggcttaaattgaagtgaataatacacggttttagggTCTCGGAAAAAAAATGTTCGGATATCACACTGAtggttcctggggtcagataaagcatccacacaaagtttgagtaaCAATAGAGGACATTTGGGAGtgtcggtatgcgataaaccagtctCGGCCGAATATTGGATAACATGAAAAATtgattaatacttgttatttcgGGCTGAAATCAAGTATGATAATTCCTGGAGCAACCcgagacacgtggtagaaaaattgggagaaaaataaacgtggtccggtacgacctcctcaACGGCTTAAATTAaagtgaataatacacggttttcgagatttcagggttccggaacaaaaaagTTCGTAAATCTCACGAACTatccctcgggtctgataaagcagccacacaaagtttgagtagcaacagagGGCATTTGAGGTTGTcagtatgcgataaaccagtTTCGGCCGAATATCGGATAACAGGAAATTTtgattaatacttgttatttcgGGATGAAATCGAATACGGTAGCTCCTGAAGTGACCCCTTATACGTGGTagaaaatcgggagaaaaataaacgtgatCCGGTATTACGTCTCGATGGGCTAAAATTGAAGTGAATAAATACACGGTTTCGAGATTTTAGGGccccggaacaaaaatgtccgaAACTCACACGAACGGATGCTTGGGTCATATAAAGAAGTCACGCAAATTTTGAGGAACAACGGAAGATATTTGAGGGTGACGATACGCGGTAAATCATTCCCCACCGAAACTCAAATAACGTGAATAATTGATTAATACTAGTTATTTCGGGTTtaaatcgaatagggtaactcctaAAACGATCCCAGATACATGGTAGAAAAGTCGGTAGAAAAATTAATGTGGTCCGGTACGACGTCAAattgctcaaattgaagtgtatacattctaaaaaaaaatttgaattaaatacataaaattgaaaatttgtaAAAGTAATCTcgtttgtatattaattattcaaAATTAGTAAAAGTATCAAAAATATTCTATAAATTATCTTAATAAATTATTTACATACTTTTAAAATTActaataattgtttaatgtacaATGAGTTTAAATATAAAATTATTTAATGATATTTATATTGAAAAAACTGGATTGACTTTTTGTTAAAGTTATGGAGCCTAATTAATAAGTACTACATTTGTAATTTATGGAAATTAATTTTACAATTGATCGAAGTAAAGGGGTTTAATCCGCCACTTTCGCGGAATTAAATTTATAAGatttgaaatgaaatgaaatgaacttAAATCCAAAAGATCGGAATCTAAATTTCTATGAGACCTAGCTCTCCTCGCCcgtgaaaaagaaaatgaaaacaaATTGTGGCATACCAAGACGGTCCAATTGCTTACTTTTAACGAAATTTCTCCTTCATGTTAGTTGTGAGTTACGACGAGGTAAATTTGacaattttattaatattaaagtGATAGTAAGCACTAAGTAGATGGTCACTTTTTACTATAACATGATCACATCTTATCACAATCTTTTCTTTTTCCGTTGTAATTCACAATCCTCACAAAAAAGACCTACTACGATTTTAGAGTTTTAGGGACCGGATGACCTGACAAAGTTTTAATTTTCGCAGCCACTGTAGCAGCCGAAATTGACCCTTAAAAAAAATCCATTCAAAGGAACAAATTTCTTTGCAACAGTCCACAACTCCAAAATACATCTTGCTCTAAATTCCAATTGCATTAAATTTAGTCCAACTTGAGAAGAAAATTATTATCCACATTCAGAAACTTTCAATCACTGGCTTGCCTTTCAAGAAATTGATTAGGACAAATCAAAAGTAATGTACATGTTATCATGCATCATGCAAAGTTTGACTTTTATATCCGATATTAGCCTATTTTAACACGAATATATCTGTATTCAGATTAAAATATTGATCAAATTAAATAACATTTTAGTTGTATGAATGAGACAAATATTTTGTTAGTTTTGGTTATTTTAATTTTGTCTCCTCTAACATATTTGACCTGTATTTCTAAAACTTAAGCCGAATACTTCCGATATAAAACTTCATATAAATATCTCAACTTTATCTGAGAACTATCTACTATGCTTATAAATAGATATTTTGAGCTGAGATAAAACAAACAAAATGGAAAAATTAACAAGCAGTTCAATCTTAATTTCAATAGGGTTTGTAGTAGTAGTGACAATACTAGTTAAAGCAGTAAACTGGGTATGGTTAAGGCCAAAGAAGCTGGAGAAACGGTTCAGACAACAGGGTTTGCCTGGCACTTCTTACAAGCTATTGTTTGGTGATCTCAAAGATTACTCGTCGATGCGTTCTCGTGCCTTGGAACGTCCCATGACCGCCTTTTCTAATGATTATTTGCCTCGCGTTGATGCTCTTCGGCATCAACTCAGTTCCAAACTCGGTTTGCTTTCATATCTTCTGCTAACATTTGTATTCCTCGCACTGTCAATCATCTGTTTAACTTTGATTAAAATGTGACACACGTTAGAATCATTTTATTATGTTTAGAATGCTTAGCTTATGTCTTAACTGTTGTGAAAGAACAGTAAATATCAATTAACTTAGTTGATAAAGTCGTGAGATGTTGTGTTTATAACCTGTGTTCAAATCCTGTCAGCAACAGACGCCCTTGTATCTTCCTTTATACTAAAAAAATTATTGCGAAAGAACATTTATGTGGCGGAAccaggatttgaacttaggggggcgaaaaattttaggggggcgaatgactaatttcataaggtaccctcgaaaaattttcgaaaaatgtAACTAAAAACTTTAAAAATTCATCCGCCAGGGGGCGACCGCCTCTGCTAGActcccctagctccaccactgcaTCCAAGCAACACACAAACTTATATGAGACGGTCTTTACTCTTCATGGATGAGGCAAATTAAACCATTAACCCTATAATTAAATGAGAAATACGTAAGAACTTGGTTTGGttttacgtgtaatatttccgtctCATATAAGACTCATCGGCAGTGGTGGAGCAagggggggctagcaggggcggtcgcccccgctgaagtttgaaatttttgaattttttcgacGGCCCCTTATAATATTACACTTTCGCCCCTGCTAAAAATTTCGCCCCCGCTGACTTAAAATCCTGGCTCCGCTACTGTTCACCGGCATAATAAAGGTTTTGGTTTTCGCTACATGAATTTGGGAACCTGAGTTGGTGAAATGAATGTAGGAAGGGACTACTTTCTGTGGGCTGGACCGACGCCATTGGTGAACATCTCAAAGCCAGAGTTAGTGAAAGAAGCATTGACAAAGATGAATGACTTTCGAAAGCCACAGACTAACCCCATTGCTGACAAGCTTTTTCCTGGATTGGTCAACTATGAAGGCGAAAAATGGGCCAAACACAGGAAGATGATCACCCCTGCTTTCCATTTAGAGAAGTTAAAGGTCATTCCTTCTTACTCGAAACTATCCTATGTAGAGCTGAGCAcgggtccaagaccggaccgaacCAGACCGGAccgaaaattaaaaaaattagtgGACCGAAAACcggacctaaaactttcggtATTGGGCCGGACGAAACCCGAAATATTTGGTCCGGTCTGGTCTTGGACCGAAATGGACTGAACTAAttttttcactattttgtatACGATAATTACATCgttaaataaaatacatttaAATAACTAAACGACTCTTTTTATGAAATCATTGACAATACTAATTTATAATGTCTTCTGAAGATAAAATGTTAATTTGATTCATAATATTTTAATGATTAGTctttaaaaacatgaaatttggtCCATTCGTTCCGGATCTAAATTAACCGGTCTTAGACCGAAACTTGAAAAAATGAGGACCGAGAACCGGACCAAAATAATTCGGTCCGggtttggtccagaccaaatggtccggtccggaCCTAAATTTGCTCACCCCTAATCCTATGTGTTGATCCTGACAGTTCTAGATGTACTGAATTGCTATGATGTTGGCTACAGCTTATGTTGCCAGCATTTCATGAAAGTTGTGTAGAGATGATGGAGAAATGGGAAAAACTCGTTGCTGAAACGGGTTCAGGCGAGGTTGATGCATGGGCGTACTTTACGCAGCTATCAGCTGATGTTATCTCTAGAGCAGCATTTGGTAGCAGCTACAAAGAGGGACAGAGGATTTTTGAACTTCTTAAAGAACAGACTGACATAGCTGTACAAATGCTTGGATCAGTCTATTTTCCGGGACTCAAGTAAGTTCAAGCTCCGCAATTCTCTCTATTTCCGAATGTCATGCTACATCTAAACTTGACAAAATTGAACCGACTGAACTTAAAAAACACTTCAAGGCCGAATGTCATGCTACATCTAAACCTGACAAAATTGAACCGATTGAACTTAAAAAACACTTCGAAGCTGGGCAGAATATAATTGACATAATACAAATACGGCCTGTATAGAGTTTTTACATAACCTGAAAACGAGTCTAAACCATCGGTACCAAATTGGCAAGATGAACCAATGACAGTGGACCCAAAATCACCCACCTTGTGCCCATCCCGAATAGCCCTTTTGAGTTTTGACAGGTCAGGTTAGGGTTGGGGTCATGGGTTAAAcaggtcgggttgggttatagaaaaaattaaatgggttgggttagggttgagacaaatgacccgtttatgtaattgggtcgggttagggttggggtcatagtgacccgtttaaagttgacacgaacacgaacacgacacgacctgatctgtttgccaggtctacatGAAATGATTAAGGTTCTACTTCTGCTCCATGCTTAGATACATTCCAACAGCAAGAAACAGGAGGTTCAAGCAAATTGAAGATCAATTACAGACTTTACTTAAGGGAATTGTCAACAAAAGGAAACAGGAAACGGAGGCGGGAGAGGAAACAAAGGCTGATCTGTTGGGATTACTCCTGGATTCTAACTCGAAAGCCATTCAAGAAGCTGCAAACAGTAATAAAGGCCAACAGATTGGAATGAATCTTCAGGAAGTGATTGATGAATGCAAGCTGTTCTACTTTGCTGGGCAAGAGACTACTTCAGTACTCATTGTTTGGGCAATGATTTTACTGAGCAAGTATCAAGATTGGCAGGCGCGAGCACGAGAAGAAGTCTTGAAAACATTTGGAAATGATTTACCAGATTTTGAAGGACTTAACCATTTGAAAACTGTAAGTTATTCACGGTTTCTCATTCACTTTTATCCATGTCGCACTGATAGATgaatcatctcaaccaaaaccttgagttggtttaggcccaactattataattatacGCTGGCTCTGAAAACATGATAGATgaatcatctcaaccaaaaccttaaggtgatggttcagtcccaactattataattattcctacTTGATGACCGGGTTTTGTcgtcacttccggtaccaaaaacaatttataaagaaccaaataaaagtagtatttattcgggtgtcgaacacaaagatggcgggggttagatacttggtttgtttaagtctttagtttagtcaaacaaaaataagatgttgattaatataaaactaagatgcaaataagaaataaaattaaACTAATGAAATTGTATTCAATTGATGGAAGAACTAGAGTCTTCGGGTTCACTTGGGTAGGAGGGcataaaacaagatcaaaacaaGACATGGGTGATGATAATGGTCAAGGAATTAAGACTAATTTCCTAGTCACCTCAAGTTTATTAACAAGTTGTCACTTAATTAATATGAACTCAATACTAACATGGCATATAGACCTTCCAATAGCATAAGCACCAAGACAAGCCAAACATGTCAAAGAAAGAGTCAAACTTTCGTTCAAACTATTCCACGAACACTTAATATGCATGAGAACAAGACCGATCGATCTACTAATCATAGCATAAAGACCATCCAATAGCTTAAGCACCAAGACAAGTTAAACATGCCAATGAAAGATTCAACTTTCGTTCAAACATTTCATCGAACACTTCATATGCATGAAAGCAAATACCAAGCAATCACCCAACACCAAATGTTATTAACCCAATTTTACACCCATTAATGACCCAAGATCCCCCTAAACTCTATatgagactactcacacatgttcatggATGAGAAATCACCAACAATTTGCAACAACACACAAGTAAACattgtaaacatgataaagataGAAACTTTGAATGAAAACATTAAGTAAAGagcataaatgtaaacaaatgaaaataaatgtaaataaaagatgagagTTATACCAACTAAGAGGAAATGAACAAGCTTGGacaataatggaagaatgaatttcttctagtctcccaaatacaacccaaataaCTAAGACTAGAGCTAGATCTACactaatttgatgagtaattaaagtctaattaagaaaagattacaactttgataagagaaaaattGAGAGATGAAAAATAGAGAGACTAATTCTCTTCTAGTCTAATTCTAATCTAGGCTTAGGTAGTGGTAAGTAAAATGGTGGTGTGTGTTTGTCTTTTATACTAGTCTtctaataataatgatattaataatactcatactaataataatattaataataatataataatactaataaaacTCTCCTGCTCACCTAAACTAAAAACACACACACGACACATTCATACAATATATAACAAAACAACTCCAAGGGGAAAGGGGAAAGCGACGCCGCAAATACGCAGCCAAGGGGTCCcagccggctcaccggccgcCGGTCGTTAGACCGGCGCAAAACCCACTGTAACTTTGACATGAAATTGATAGGATTTAGAGCCGGTAAGAGTGCCGGCAGACGGCTGACCGTCTGAGAGCCCTTTGCTAAATTGTTGCGGATTGAGAGCCGGTGAGGcggcagccggttgaccggctgagaGCCCATTTGAGATTTGTTGCGGGTTAGGAGCCGGTGAGGcggcagccggtgggccggctcaGGGCGTCTTTTGCGAGATTAATGACAGGGCAGAGGAATTGTTTGGTCTGACTGACGGTGGTGCCTGAGGACGGAATTCTGAGCTGCTGCCTGCTGGTGGTTTAACGGAGGGGGTGGTGAGATGGGTTTGATGATGATGAAAGTTGATGCAAAGGGGTAAATGGTGAGTTGGTGATGGAGGTGCAGGTGATTAGTGAAATGAAGTGAATGAAAAATGGTGGTGATGAAGACGGATTGCAGGGGAAGTTGATGAGGAAGTCAATGGTTGACTTTTGTTCTTTATAGTTTATATGATGAATGTCTTTGTTTTACATATGGAGGAACACGCAGCACTTTGGTTACCTTGATTGGTCAAGGTCAACACAGCTCACCTTCACATCTTCTAATCTGCTTCAATTCTCGGCTATGTGATTCATCTCGAACTCGCCTTTGActcgtcttatttccgtctcgaATTACTCTAACTCGAATCTCCTCTTTGTTATACCACCTCGCCTACAAAATataaacaataaaatattattaatactaataTGATAAAAAATACGATTAATCATTAAATATGACTAAGACggctaattattattaattagtaaattaaatgagctatttaatcatataagcacacaa contains the following coding sequences:
- the LOC141651996 gene encoding cytochrome P450 CYP72A219-like, encoding MEKLTSSSILISIGFVVVVTILVKAVNWVWLRPKKLEKRFRQQGLPGTSYKLLFGDLKDYSSMRSRALERPMTAFSNDYLPRVDALRHQLSSKLGRDYFLWAGPTPLVNISKPELVKEALTKMNDFRKPQTNPIADKLFPGLVNYEGEKWAKHRKMITPAFHLEKLKLMLPAFHESCVEMMEKWEKLVAETGSGEVDAWAYFTQLSADVISRAAFGSSYKEGQRIFELLKEQTDIAVQMLGSVYFPGLKYIPTARNRRFKQIEDQLQTLLKGIVNKRKQETEAGEETKADLLGLLLDSNSKAIQEAANSNKGQQIGMNLQEVIDECKLFYFAGQETTSVLIVWAMILLSKYQDWQARAREEVLKTFGNDLPDFEGLNHLKTVTMILYEVLRLYPPATHLTRRVYKDTKLGDVSLPAGTLMTFPIAFIHRDTEHWGDDADEFKPERFAEGVSKATGGKNTFFPFGWGPRICIGEKFSMVEAKMVLSMILQRFSFELSPSYAHAPMTVIFLQPQHGAQITLHRL